In Carcharodon carcharias isolate sCarCar2 chromosome 33, sCarCar2.pri, whole genome shotgun sequence, a genomic segment contains:
- the cysltr3 gene encoding cysteinyl leukotriene receptor 1 — MNWTSKTLNSTNCSNDDFKFPVFIHSYSLIMSFGLIGNAVALYVFVKLTHRKTANTVFMSNLAISDLFFTLTLPYRILYYSQREWKLSSFLCRITTYAFYMNLYSSIFFLMALSIFRYIAVLHPLRSKSLVTLRRALLVSLGIWIFVGLACIPFLRASSQLRDGRYRCFEPTVMSWQQILKMNYFALVVGFLLPFLTIIACYTRIIQRLRTSGETLQSNMHTRRKSIYMIVFVLSSFLFCFLPYHIIRTVHLHLMVQQRTCQVITVVIEKMIVVTICLAAANSCLNPLLYYFVGQNFQNTIKTSTVHRSRSTNSRIIVSQ, encoded by the coding sequence ATGAACTGGACAAGCAAAACACTGAATTCTACAAACTGCAGCAACGATGATTTTAAGTTCCCTGTGTTCATCCATTCCTACAGTCTGATTATGAGCTTTGGCCTCATTGGGAATGCTGTGGCCTTGTATGTCTTTGTGAAGCTGACTCACCGCAAGACGGCCAACACGGTTTTCATGAGTAACCTGGCCATTTCAGACCTgttcttcactctcactctgccttatCGGATTCTCTATTACTCACAGCGCGAGTGGAAGCTGAGCTCCTTCCTTTGCAGAATTACCACCTACGCATTCTACATGAATCTCTacagcagcatcttcttcctgaTGGCTCTCAGCATCTTCCGTTACATCGCTGTCCTACACCCACTTCGATCCAAAAGCCTAGTCACCTTGAGGCGAGCGCTCTTGGTCTCCCTTGGGATCTGGATCTTTGTTGGATTGGCCTGTATCCCCTTCCTTCGCGCCTCCTCTCAGCTGAGGGATGGGAGGTATCGGTGTTTTGAGCCGACAGTAATGAGCTGGCAACAGATTCTGAAGATGAACTACTTTGCACTCGTGGTGGGTTTCCTCTTGCCCTTCCTCACGATCATTGCTTGCTACACCCGCATCATCCAGCGCCTGAGGACATCGGGAGAGACGTTGCAGAGTAACATGCACACTCGGAGGAAATCGATCTACATGATTGTCTTTGTGTTGTCCTCCTTCCTGTTCTGCTTCTTGCCGTACCATATCATCAGGACGGTTCACCTCCACCTCATGGTGCAGCAGCGAACGTGCCAAGTCATTACCGTTGTCATCGAGAAGATGATTGTGGTGACCATCTGCCTGGCTGCAGCCAATAGCTGCCTCAACCCTCTCCTCTACTACTttgttggccagaattttcagaaCACCATCAAGACCTCCACAGTCCACAGGTCCAGATCGACAAACAGCCGGATTATCGTATCCCAGTGA